The Candidatus Woesearchaeota archaeon DNA window TTCGCAGATGCTTTCATATACAATTCTTCCTGAGCTCATCTTGTCCACCTTGAAAATGATTTTATGCTGTTAATCCTGGTTCTACCAGTCGGTTATTTCCCCTGATTTTTCCAATGATTTTCCCAGATACCTCATAATTATTTCTTCTGTTATGAACCCCTTCTTTTTTATGCCGAATATGTTATTGTCAATTATTCCATTATCGGAATCGTCTTCTCCAACTGCATCATATGCTCCTTTGGGCACGCGCTCTCCCCATTCAGTGACTTTTTTTGTCTTGCCTGTCTCCTCATTTGTTATGTTCATAGTAAGTTCATTGCCTTTGGAATCCTGGGCGTGCATCAAGAGATAATAATTTTTTATGCTGGTGTTGCTGTTTTTATACCGCCAGACCCCGCCGGTTATTATTAACGTGTATTCTTCCTTTAATGTCTGGTCCAGCTCAAGAATTTTGTTTACTGTTTCTTCCAGCTTCTTCACATCTGAAGTTTTAATGTACTGCCCTGCTTCAGAATACAAGGTTTGTCCTTTGTCTTTGGCAAGCTGCTCTACTGCAATCTCCTTTATTGAAGCATAGTTTTGTTCAGCTTTTATTGTAAGCTCTGAGAACTTATTTATTGCTGATTCAAGGCCGGAAAGTTCATTGGTGTATTTCACAGCTTCGCTCAGCTGCCTTTTTTCAATGCTGCTGATTCCATTGGTATAGGCAAATTCCGCCTGTTTTGAAAATGTTTCATTCGGCTTGAGATTCCTTATCTCTTTTATCAGTTGCTCTAAGGATGTTTTGTTATTTACCAGCTGCTGCTGAGTGCCAATAATAGCTGCTGCCTTGTCCTTGTTCGCGCCTGCAGAATCAATATTCCCCTGAATCCCGGCAAGTTTTTGCTTTGCTATGGCATAATTGCTTTGGGTAATATCATCTGAGGCAGTTCCGCCTGAGCAGTATGTTTCAAAAAAGGAATCAGTAAAGTTTAATTCAGTTTTTGAAGTTGTTAAAAGCGCATTAAGATTATCAAGTTCGTTTTTCGGCAGCTGGACTGCAAACGGGGAAGCCAAAAGCTCTTCTATGCTTCTTTCAATTGATGTTTTATTCACATAGCTTGTTTCAACTGTGCTTTCAACCTTCTTTTCTGCGCCTATTTTTACAGCTTTATCAATTATTTTTACTGTTCCCCATCCTGAGAGCGCTATTGCGCCTATGCATATTCCGGGGGCAACATATTTTTTGAAGATTTTTTCCCGGTTAACATATGCTTCTGCGATTTTATTCGCGAGATTTTTCTCTGGCTGTTTAAATTTGTAAAGCTGTGAGAAATAGTCCTCGATAGCAGCATCCAGATGCTCATCGCTTACTTCTGCACCCATCTGCTGATAGGTTTTTCTTAATCTTTCTCTTATGTTCCCTTTTTGCTCATCCAAGCTCAGCTGAGTTTTAACTTCCTTTTCCTGTTTTTTCAGGGCATCTGCTACATCCATGATTCTCATGAATTCTTCAATGGAAACATCATTTTTTCCTGTCATGGAATCCCGGTATTTTAATGCGCTTTTAAATTTTTCCTTTTTAACTATCCTATAGGAGTAAAATAAGAAAGGTTTATATATTCACTATTGATTTTTCCTATTAAGTTTTCAATGATTGCAATAAATCAATTAAAAAAATAATGGTTTATGAGGTATAAAATGGAAAACGGCTTGCAAAAATATCTTGACAGCGCAGTAGATGTTCTTAATCAGCTGAAGATTGTTCCAAAAACAGATGAATCATACGGCTTGGCATCGCTTTTAGAAGAGGTAAGGGATGTTGATGAGCCAAAGGTGCTTGCAATTGCAAAAGTAATGCAGTATGTTGGAACATTCAATGAACTGGTAAGAGACAATGTTGAAGCAATAAACTTCTCAGACAGATATGATGATATCACGAGAATGTTTGATTCCATAAGAGATGATTCCAAGGGGCTCGTAAAACAGCTGGAAGACGGAAGGATAGACGGGAAAGAAAAGCTGAGGAATTTCTTTATGAAGTTAACGCGCGGAACACCGCACAGCAGATTCACGAAAATAAAGGATTTGTATCTGAATGTCATTAAAGACACAAAAGAAAGCATTGAAAAGGAAAATAAGATTATGAATGCATATGTTGATTTCAGGTTTGCAATGAAAAATTCAGAAATTCTTGCATATAAGCTTATGGCTGTTGAAGAGGGCAATCTTAAAAGCGCAAAAGGAAAGTGGGATGACGCCAGTGCAAAAGTCAATTCTTACAAGGGAGAAGATGATTCTGAACTTTCAAAACTGCAGCTTGAGAGCGACGAGGCAAGACGAACTTATCAGACTGA harbors:
- a CDS encoding DUF6384 family protein; translated protein: MTGKNDVSIEEFMRIMDVADALKKQEKEVKTQLSLDEQKGNIRERLRKTYQQMGAEVSDEHLDAAIEDYFSQLYKFKQPEKNLANKIAEAYVNREKIFKKYVAPGICIGAIALSGWGTVKIIDKAVKIGAEKKVESTVETSYVNKTSIERSIEELLASPFAVQLPKNELDNLNALLTTSKTELNFTDSFFETYCSGGTASDDITQSNYAIAKQKLAGIQGNIDSAGANKDKAAAIIGTQQQLVNNKTSLEQLIKEIRNLKPNETFSKQAEFAYTNGISSIEKRQLSEAVKYTNELSGLESAINKFSELTIKAEQNYASIKEIAVEQLAKDKGQTLYSEAGQYIKTSDVKKLEETVNKILELDQTLKEEYTLIITGGVWRYKNSNTSIKNYYLLMHAQDSKGNELTMNITNEETGKTKKVTEWGERVPKGAYDAVGEDDSDNGIIDNNIFGIKKKGFITEEIIMRYLGKSLEKSGEITDW
- a CDS encoding cell surface protein, encoding MENGLQKYLDSAVDVLNQLKIVPKTDESYGLASLLEEVRDVDEPKVLAIAKVMQYVGTFNELVRDNVEAINFSDRYDDITRMFDSIRDDSKGLVKQLEDGRIDGKEKLRNFFMKLTRGTPHSRFTKIKDLYLNVIKDTKESIEKENKIMNAYVDFRFAMKNSEILAYKLMAVEEGNLKSAKGKWDDASAKVNSYKGEDDSELSKLQLESDEARRTYQTEDKRYQLIKDVSENLTVGYNVGETLTAKLSQTHEVKKRLYSKAVTFFTTNEHVFTLLDVIYTSQGNLHEATQTLEAMQEGASKGIEDIADLGVQLEKEALKAGYGLTINKNSVQKVVDSIVDYQIESTKLIETFRTESAENAKEIESIVDAGKRKYKEAIDSYISRGN